One window from the genome of Dermacentor silvarum isolate Dsil-2018 chromosome 7, BIME_Dsil_1.4, whole genome shotgun sequence encodes:
- the LOC125947039 gene encoding uncharacterized protein LOC125947039 has product MSVSSPGQRATLWSASIPPQDLPVEWFLRSGASSVPVALVPNNGGIIRMKNPKVIQSELRAISSHFQQITEVRQFGRGGILCCSPDQTCVQDLLKCTNFATQPWVSATDEDQASKQASKPRTQARKTAVQGSGTGDRVSSYRADLVGDPVRGWAFLRASGLL; this is encoded by the exons atgtctgtctcatctccaggccagagggctaccctctggtctgcttctattccccctcaggatctaccggtggaatggtttcttcgcagtggagccagtagcgttcctgtggctttggtacctaaCAATGGAGGAATTATCCGTATGAAGAACCCCAAGGTTATTCAATCAGAACTTCGAGCTATCTCATCCCACTTTCAGCAGATCACCGAGGTCAGACAGTTTGGACGTGGGGGAATCCTTTGCTgttcaccagaccagacctgtgtacaggatctactcaagtgcactaactttgccacgcagccg tgggtaagcgccacggatgaggatcaagcaagcaagcaagcaagcaagcctcgaacgcaagctcggaaaacggcggttcaaggctcgggtaccggcgaccgggtgtccagctaccgtgcggacctggtcggagatccagttcgtggctgggccttcctgcgcgccagcggcctgctgtga